The window CATTGTAAAAAATCCGCGCTTTCGCGATGGCATAATCTTGGAAACTTGCGTATCGATCCATGTGGTCTTCAGATAAATTCAGCATGGTGGCCGCATCTATCTGCAAATTACTGGTTGTTTCCAACTGAAAGCTAGAAAGCTCAAGCACGTAAACATCAGGCGTTTCCATCATTAACGCATCCAGCACTGGCAAACCAATGTTGCCCGCTACGATGGTCTTCAAACCCGCCGCTTTACAGATTTCACCTACCAAAGTCGTTACTGTCGTTTTGCCATTCGCACCAGTGATGGCAATCACTTTGGCACTTGTTGGGCGGTATTGAGCGAACAATTCAACATCACCTGCAACACTCACGCCACGCTGAACAGCAGCCTGAATCTCTGGTTCACTCAATGCGACACCTGGGCTTGCTACGATTAAATCAACATCAGCAAAACTAGCCGCTTTAAATGCACCCGTATGAATGGTCACTTGAGGCAATTCAGCTTTTAAAGCATCCAAACCCGGAGGATTATCACGTGTATCTGCCACAGACAAACGTGCACCTTGCGCGGCAAGCCAGCGCAAGGAGGATAGACCTGTTTCACCAAGGCCTAGCACTAATACCTTTTTGTCATTTAGGGCAATTTTCATGTTGATGTATTTAATAACCCGTGTATTTATCTTAATTTCAAACTAGCTAGACCAATCAACACCAACATCATGCTGATAATCCAGAAGCGCACGACGACTTGTGTTTCTTTCCAGCCTTTTTCTTCGTAGTGGTGGTGCAATGGCGCCATTAAGAAAATGCGACGTCCGACGCCATATTTTTTCTTGGTATATTTGAAATACGTGACTTGCGCAGCTACGGAGAATGTCTCCACCACGAACACACCGCCCATAATGAAAAGAATAATTTCTTGGCGCACAATCACTGCAACGATGCCCAACGCTGCACCCAATGCCAACGCGCCTACATCACCCATAAACACCTCAGCTGGGTATGCGTTAAACCATAAGAAACCCAAACCCGCACCAGCCATGGCGGCGCAGAACACCATCAATTCGCCAGCGCCAGCAACATAAGGTACGCCTAGGTATCTTGAGAAATACAAATGCCCCGCAACATAAGCAAAAATACCCAAAGCTGCCGCAACCATGACGGTTGGTAGAATTGCCAAGCCATCTAAACCATCAGTTAGATTCACTGCATTACTGCTACCCACCACCACTAAATAGGTCAACACGATAAAACCTATGGCACTTAAAGGCAGTACTAGATGTTTAAAGAATGGAACGATGAGTGTAGTTTCCACAGGCGTTGTAGAAGTTTTGTATAGAAACACCGCGACAGCCAAGCCAATTAAGCTTTGCCAAAAAAACTTTGCTTTTGCAGATAAACCTTTAGGATTTTTGTAAACGACTTTGCGGTAGTCATCTACCCAGCCAACCGCGCCAAAACCTAACGTGGTAAACAACACTACCCACACAAAACGGTTACTTAAATCTGCCCAAAGTAAGGTTGATATGGCAATAGAAACCAATATCAATGCGCCGCCCATGGTAGGCGTGCCTGTTTTAATCAGGTGTGTCTGCGGACCATCATCACGCACGGCTTGACCGACCTTGTACTCAGTGAGCTTGCGTATCATGGCAGGGCCTGCGATAAATGAAATGGCTAAAGCGGTAAGTGTGGCTAACACTGCGCGTAAGGTGATGTAATTGAATACATGAAACCCACGAATATCGTGTGACAGCCATTGTGCTAACGTAAGTAACATTTAGTGCTCCTCTCCATTTTTTGCTGCGCTTGTTTTTATAGCGTCTGTATTTTTAGTCACGATTTCATTCACAACTCGCTCCATCGCCATAAAGCGCGAGCCTTTTACCAGCACATTCGTACCTTGCTGCATTTGTTTACGCAAATCCGTAACCAAATCTTGAGGTGTCGTATAGTGTTTAGCGCCTGCACCAAAAGTTTTAGCCGTTTCAGCACTCATATCACCAAGTACAAACAAGCTTTTTAAGCCGCTTGCTTTAGCGTAGCTGCCAATCTCTGCATGCATTTCTGCCGCGTTATCGCCAAGTTCGCCCATATCGCCAAGCACCAATATTTTTTCACCTGACATCGCCATCAACACATCAATCGCCACTTTCATCGACATCGGGTTTGCGTTATAGGTATCGTCAATCACTAAAGCACCGTTCAGCCCTGCTTTTTGCTGTAAGCGGCCTTTTACACCTGCATAATTCTCTAGTCCTATCGAAACAGCTTGAAGTGATGCACCCATCGCGAGCGCCGTGGAGGTTGCCGCTAGTGCATTCATTACATTATGCAAACCTGGTGTTGGTAAACTTACTTTTACCGCGCCTTGTGGCGTTGTGATTTCAATATCGCTCGCACTGGCATGCAATTGATATTGAGCTGTAACGTCGGCTTTATTTTTCAATCCAAAAGTCATGATTTTGCGTTGACCAGCTAAATCCAACCACAGCGGTGCAAACACATCATCAGCATTAATCACCGCCGTGGCATCCGCAGCTAAACCTTCAAATATCTCGCCTTTAGCTCTCGCAATCGCTTCAAATGACCCAAGCTCGCCAATATGCGCATTGCCAGCATTGTTAATCAGCGCAACTGTTGGCTTGCCAATTCTGGATAAATAGCTGATTTCACCAGTATGGTTCATGCCCATTTCGGCTACAGCATAACGATGTCGAGCGTTTAATTTAAGCAAGGTGAGCGGCAAACCAATGTGGTTATTTAAGTTACCCACTGTAGCTAATACTGCATCTGGCTGATCGCATGCAGCCCTTAGAATTGATGCCAGCATTTCTTTTACCGTTGTTTTGCCGTTACTACCCGTCACCGCTGCAAGTGGAATGTCAAACTTACTGCGCCAATATGCGGCCAACTCGCCCAAGGATTGGCAAGTGTCATCTACTAATATTGCAGGTTGTACATTAAGAGTTCTATCTGAAATCAATACTGCGGCAGCGCCCTGAGCAATGGCTTGTGCGGCAAAGCTATGCCCATCAAAATTATCACCTTTCAGCGCAACAAATAACTGACCTTTGGTCACGCTGCGACTGTCTGTGCCCACACTGGTAAACGTCACATCTGCGCCCAGTAATGTCGCTTGTATCGCGTTGGCAGCTTCGGATAGCAGCATCATATTGCAGCTCCGTTTCTTAACTTCGCTTGATGCTGCTTGAGCGCAGCTTGTGCAATCAATGCATCATCAAATGGGTATTTCACACCTGAAATTTCCTGATAGTTTTCATGCCCCTTACCCGCCACTAAAACAATATCACCTGAATTTGCACCTTGAATCGCAGCACGAATTGCATTTGCACGGTCAGCATCAACTACATAACCAGCCTTCATCTCACTGACGACAGCAGCAATAATGGCCGCAGGATTCTCACTACGCGGATTATCTGAAGTCACAAACACTTGGTCTGCAAGCTTACTGGCGATGTTGCCCATTAATGGACGCTTACCCGCATCACGATCGCCACCACAGCCAAACACACAGATTAACTTGACAGAGCTTGCTGCTAAATCGATTTGCTCTTTTAATGTGCTTAATACTTTTTCTAAAGCATCTGGCGTATGCGCATAATCAATCACGACTAACGGTAAATCTCCGCCACCAAATTGCTGCATGCGTCCGAGCACTGGCTTGATTTTTGCGATCGCTTCTAGTGAATCAGGCAAACTGACTTTAAGCGCCAATAATGTTGCCAACACCGCCAGCACGTTATATGCGTTAAAGCGGCCTAGTACTGGTGCGCTTAACAGAGCATGACCTTGCGGCGTATTTATCTGCATAGTCAAACCAGTATCATGCAATTTCAAGTCACTACCTTGCACATCCGCGCTTGTTAAGCCGTACGTCAAGCATGGCTTATCTTGTGCATTCAGCGCACTTACTAAAGATTTCCCAAATGCATCATCTGTGTTGACTATTGCCGTAATTAAACCCTCCCAAGCAAACAACTTCTGCTTGGCAGCGGCATATGCTTCCATGGTTTCGTGATAATCCAAATGGTCGCGACTTAAGTTTGTAAGTACAGCAACATCGAACGCTACACCATTCACACGCCCTTGATCTAAACCGTGCGATGAAACCTCCATGGCAACGGCATCTGCTTGCTGCTCAACATAATCTGCCAGCATTGCTTGCAGCAATATCGCATCTGGTGTGGTATTAGCGGCTTCAGTTTGAGCGCCTAAAAATCCATTACCAATCGTACCCAGTACCGCAGTTTTCTTGCCCAACAATGTCAGGCATTGTGCAATCCATTGGCTTACCGAAGTTTTACCATTCGTGCCAGTCACACCTATCATGGTTAATTTGCTTGATGGATTTTGGTAGAACTCTGCAGCAATACCACCGACTTGTTGTTTTAAATCTTGCACAGCTAGGTTGCTCACTTGCCAATCGGCATTCCAAGTAAAGCCTTCTTGCTCCCAAACCACGGCTGCGGCTCCAGCTTGTACAGCTTGCCCAATATACTGGCGACCATCGTTATGCAACCCTGGATAAGCCAAGAACAACGAACCTGCTTGCACTTTTCTGCTATCGGCTGTGATAGAAGTAAATGATTTATTCAAGGAAGAGAGAATACTCACATACCCTCCTTAACATCTTCAGCATTACCTTCAAGTACCACGTTATTGTTTGGCGCATCTTGTGGCACGGCGAACAATCGCAATGTGTCGGCCATAATTGTGCTGAACACTGGCGCAGCGACTGTACCGCCGTAATAAGCGCCGTTATTTGGCTCGTCTATCATCACCGCGATAATAAAACGTGGATTAGACGCAGGCGCCATGCCTACAAATGATGCAACGTATTTATTCTCCTCATAACCATGTATGCCCGGCTTATGTGCAGTACCCGTTTTGCCACCTACGCGATAACCCAACACTTGTGCCTTAACTGCTGTACCGCCAGGCTGTACCACTAACTCCAACATATCTTTAACGCTATTTGCCGTAGCCGCCGAAAACACTTGCTGGCCGATAGGCACTTCATTGATCTTAAGTAATGACACAGGGCGCAATTCGCCTTCATTGGCAAATACTGTATATAACCTAGCCAACTGTAACAATGTCAGGCTAATACCGTGTCCAAAAGACATGGTTGCCATCTCGATAGGGCGCCATGTTTTATATGGACGCAATCTACCAGTAGCCTCACCGGGAAAGCCAACGCCTTCCACATGCCCCAAACCAAGCTCGTTATAGACATTCCACATAAACTGCTTATCTAGCGTAAGTGCGATTTTAGAAGCACCTACGTTAGAAGATTTTTGTATCACTTGCGCAACCGTTAAAATTCCTTGCGGGTGTGAATCATGAATAGTAGCGGGGCCGATAGTTAAACTACCTGGTGAAGTTTGAATTTTGGTGTCTGGCGTATATTGACCAGATTCAAGCGCTGCCGCTGCCGTGACTGGCTTCAATGTAGAGCCCGGCTCAAACGTATCCACAATCGCGCGATTTCGCGTTTTGCCCTTAATATTCACAGGATTGTTTGGGTTGTAGGTAGGCACATTCGTCATCGCCAACACTTCGCCTGTTTTAGCGTCTAACACAATCGCTGCGCCTGCCGCAGCCTTATTTTCTTCTACAGCCTTAACTAATTCACGATGCGCGATATATTGAATTCTAAGATCTAGCGCCAAAGAAACATCACGGCCATCTTGCGGCACTTTTACTGCCTGCAAGTCTTCAATAATATGACCGGATCTATCCTTAATCACGCGGCGACTGCCATCCACGCCAGATAGCGGGCCATTCATCGCCAACTCATAGCCTTCGAGTCCTCTATCACCCGTACCTTTATCGTCCGGGCCTGTAAAGCCAACCATATGCGCTGTCACGTCGCCTGCTGGGTAATAACGTTTATACTCACGCTGCAACTCAATGCCCGGAATACCCAGTTTCATTACTTTTGCTGCTAATTCAGGTGAAATACGGCGCTTTAAATAGACAAACTCACGCTCATCATTCGCTAACTTTTTCTTAACTTCATCAGGCTTTAAATTTAATAAGGCGGCGATTTGTTTTGTTTGAGCGGCATCAATCACTACATCTGGCGGGCTTGCCCATACCGACTCCACTGGCGTACTGATAGCCAGCAACTCGCCATGTCTATCAGTTATTTTGCCGCGCTGAGAAGTCAAAACAAGGTTACGGCTATAGCGCGCATCACCTTTATCTTGTAAGAATTTTTTATGGATACTTTGTAAATAGACACCACGCCCTAGCAATGCCACAAAACCCAACAATACTGCAATCAGTAATACTCGACGGCGCCATGCGGGCAATTTCACCACAACAGGCGCTGCAATTGATGATCGATTGAATGAGCGAAAAGCCATTATGGCGTCACCCCATTTGGCTGAGTTACTTGTGGCGTAGGCAATACGGTAGCTGCTTGCATATCTGCCGGTGAAATCACTTGTACACGCTTCGCATCTGGCACTTGCATTTGCATTTTTTGTGAAGCAATTTGCTCTATACGTGAATGCATCGCCCAAGTACTTTGTTCTAGTTGCAACTGACCATACTCTTGCTCAGTTTGTTTTGCAGTCTGGTTCGCACGCTCTAATTCAATATAGAGATTGCGCGCTTTGTGCTGTGAATTCACTAGCCCCAGAGCCGAGAATATCAACGCAAAAAACAAAATGAGATTTAGGCGTGTCATGCTACGTTAGTTCTTTCAGCCACACGCAATACCGCGCTTCTTGAGCGCGGGTTCGCTTTAACTTCTTTAGTGCTTGGCTTGATGGTTTTGCCCACACCTTTTAATTTCGGCTGTGGCAAATCTGCTGCACGTACTGGAAAGTTAGCAGGCAAGTCATCACGATTCTCTTGATCGCGTATGAACTGCTTCACAATACGGTCTTCTAGCGAGTGAAAGCTAATCACCGCTAATCGACCTTGTGGCGCCAACAATGCCAAACATTGCGGCATCGTTAACGATAACTCCTCAAGCTCTTGATTGACGTAAATCCGTAAAGCTTGAAATGTACGCGTTGCGGGGTTCTGCCCAGGCTCAAACCGCGTGACTGCCCCTGCCACGACCTTGGCAAGTTGCCCTGTAGTGGTGATGGCGCGCCCGTCATTGCGCTCCGTAATAATCGCCCTTGCAATCTGCTTAGCAAACCGTTCTTCACCATAATTTTTTATAACCTCCCCTAAATGCTGCTCTGTTGTATTGGCTAAAAAATCTGCCGCTGTTTGCCCACTACTTTGATCCATGCGCATATCCAGCGGCGCATCGTACCTAAAACTAAAACCACGGCTTGCATCATCGATTTGTGGAGATGAAATACCCAAATCCAGCAAAATACCGTCTACTTTTGAAACGCCCATTTCGCTCAGCTCAGCCTGCATACCCGCAAAATGGCTATGCACCATGCTAAAACGTGGATCTGTAATTTCTTTGCTTGATTCAATTGCCTTTAAATCACGATCAAACGCTATCAAACGACCGCTACTGCCCAACTTCTCTAATATTTTCCTAGAATGCCCACCGCGACCAAATGTGCCATCCACGTAAACACCATCCGCTTTAATGGCAAGCGCCTGCACAGCTTCCTCAAGC is drawn from Methylotenera versatilis 301 and contains these coding sequences:
- the mraY gene encoding phospho-N-acetylmuramoyl-pentapeptide-transferase; protein product: MLLTLAQWLSHDIRGFHVFNYITLRAVLATLTALAISFIAGPAMIRKLTEYKVGQAVRDDGPQTHLIKTGTPTMGGALILVSIAISTLLWADLSNRFVWVVLFTTLGFGAVGWVDDYRKVVYKNPKGLSAKAKFFWQSLIGLAVAVFLYKTSTTPVETTLIVPFFKHLVLPLSAIGFIVLTYLVVVGSSNAVNLTDGLDGLAILPTVMVAAALGIFAYVAGHLYFSRYLGVPYVAGAGELMVFCAAMAGAGLGFLWFNAYPAEVFMGDVGALALGAALGIVAVIVRQEIILFIMGGVFVVETFSVAAQVTYFKYTKKKYGVGRRIFLMAPLHHHYEEKGWKETQVVVRFWIISMMLVLIGLASLKLR
- a CDS encoding UDP-N-acetylmuramoyl-tripeptide--D-alanyl-D-alanine ligase; protein product: MMLLSEAANAIQATLLGADVTFTSVGTDSRSVTKGQLFVALKGDNFDGHSFAAQAIAQGAAAVLISDRTLNVQPAILVDDTCQSLGELAAYWRSKFDIPLAAVTGSNGKTTVKEMLASILRAACDQPDAVLATVGNLNNHIGLPLTLLKLNARHRYAVAEMGMNHTGEISYLSRIGKPTVALINNAGNAHIGELGSFEAIARAKGEIFEGLAADATAVINADDVFAPLWLDLAGQRKIMTFGLKNKADVTAQYQLHASASDIEITTPQGAVKVSLPTPGLHNVMNALAATSTALAMGASLQAVSIGLENYAGVKGRLQQKAGLNGALVIDDTYNANPMSMKVAIDVLMAMSGEKILVLGDMGELGDNAAEMHAEIGSYAKASGLKSLFVLGDMSAETAKTFGAGAKHYTTPQDLVTDLRKQMQQGTNVLVKGSRFMAMERVVNEIVTKNTDAIKTSAAKNGEEH
- a CDS encoding UDP-N-acetylmuramoyl-L-alanyl-D-glutamate--2,6-diaminopimelate ligase yields the protein MSILSSLNKSFTSITADSRKVQAGSLFLAYPGLHNDGRQYIGQAVQAGAAAVVWEQEGFTWNADWQVSNLAVQDLKQQVGGIAAEFYQNPSSKLTMIGVTGTNGKTSVSQWIAQCLTLLGKKTAVLGTIGNGFLGAQTEAANTTPDAILLQAMLADYVEQQADAVAMEVSSHGLDQGRVNGVAFDVAVLTNLSRDHLDYHETMEAYAAAKQKLFAWEGLITAIVNTDDAFGKSLVSALNAQDKPCLTYGLTSADVQGSDLKLHDTGLTMQINTPQGHALLSAPVLGRFNAYNVLAVLATLLALKVSLPDSLEAIAKIKPVLGRMQQFGGGDLPLVVIDYAHTPDALEKVLSTLKEQIDLAASSVKLICVFGCGGDRDAGKRPLMGNIASKLADQVFVTSDNPRSENPAAIIAAVVSEMKAGYVVDADRANAIRAAIQGANSGDIVLVAGKGHENYQEISGVKYPFDDALIAQAALKQHQAKLRNGAAI
- a CDS encoding peptidoglycan D,D-transpeptidase FtsI family protein — its product is MAFRSFNRSSIAAPVVVKLPAWRRRVLLIAVLLGFVALLGRGVYLQSIHKKFLQDKGDARYSRNLVLTSQRGKITDRHGELLAISTPVESVWASPPDVVIDAAQTKQIAALLNLKPDEVKKKLANDEREFVYLKRRISPELAAKVMKLGIPGIELQREYKRYYPAGDVTAHMVGFTGPDDKGTGDRGLEGYELAMNGPLSGVDGSRRVIKDRSGHIIEDLQAVKVPQDGRDVSLALDLRIQYIAHRELVKAVEENKAAAGAAIVLDAKTGEVLAMTNVPTYNPNNPVNIKGKTRNRAIVDTFEPGSTLKPVTAAAALESGQYTPDTKIQTSPGSLTIGPATIHDSHPQGILTVAQVIQKSSNVGASKIALTLDKQFMWNVYNELGLGHVEGVGFPGEATGRLRPYKTWRPIEMATMSFGHGISLTLLQLARLYTVFANEGELRPVSLLKINEVPIGQQVFSAATANSVKDMLELVVQPGGTAVKAQVLGYRVGGKTGTAHKPGIHGYEENKYVASFVGMAPASNPRFIIAVMIDEPNNGAYYGGTVAAPVFSTIMADTLRLFAVPQDAPNNNVVLEGNAEDVKEGM
- the ftsL gene encoding cell division protein FtsL, whose protein sequence is MTRLNLILFFALIFSALGLVNSQHKARNLYIELERANQTAKQTEQEYGQLQLEQSTWAMHSRIEQIASQKMQMQVPDAKRVQVISPADMQAATVLPTPQVTQPNGVTP
- the rsmH gene encoding 16S rRNA (cytosine(1402)-N(4))-methyltransferase RsmH, with the protein product MSELSLNTNSHITVLLEEAVQALAIKADGVYVDGTFGRGGHSRKILEKLGSSGRLIAFDRDLKAIESSKEITDPRFSMVHSHFAGMQAELSEMGVSKVDGILLDLGISSPQIDDASRGFSFRYDAPLDMRMDQSSGQTAADFLANTTEQHLGEVIKNYGEERFAKQIARAIITERNDGRAITTTGQLAKVVAGAVTRFEPGQNPATRTFQALRIYVNQELEELSLTMPQCLALLAPQGRLAVISFHSLEDRIVKQFIRDQENRDDLPANFPVRAADLPQPKLKGVGKTIKPSTKEVKANPRSRSAVLRVAERTNVA